Genomic window (Staphylococcus debuckii):
ACTTTCTGCAATAATGACCTTTGTACGATAGACATCGTATTCATTAAGTATGCCATTCATTTCGGCTTTACGCATTTTTTCTTTATATTTTTGTATTTCATCTAATATTTCGCTTTTTTCCATCTTGCTTAAACTTTTCTCACTCATCGCCAATCCCGCTTTCTGTCAATTTATCTTTAATTGTATCATACTCATACCCTTTACGAATTAATGCTTCAATCGTTTTCATTTCTAACTGTTTGCCTTCGTATTTACGTTCATACTTACGATACACTTTCTCAAGTTCTCGTTGGAGCAACATGTCAACCTCTTCTGGATCAGGTTCGAAATCAAGATTTTGCATTGCTTCGTTGATGACTTCAAATGAATATCCTTTTTGTAAAAGCGACTGTTTGACCTTTTCGCTTCTTTTCTTAAGCGGCCCCTTTTTCTGATTCATTAATTTATCAGCCAACGTCACTATCTCTTCCAAAGGTTGTTCTTCTTCGTATTTAGCAGTATAATGCTCTGCTAAGTCTTTCTCAATACCTGCTTTTAAAAGTTTTTGTCGATAAATTTCAGGTCCTTTGTCAGTAGTACGTATCATGGTATTCTTTAAACTTTCTGCATAATCAGCATGATCAATGTAGCCTTCACGATTACAATACTCGATGACCTCTGCAATGGCTGTTTCACTGATTTCATGTTTCTGTAGATGTTGGACGACTTCTTTTTCTGTTCTTTTACGATAAGACAGATACTGAATAGCTAAATGAAGTCCGAATCTGAAATGTTCGTACTTTTGTACTTCTGCCATATCAGCTGGCGTCAGCACGTCCCCTTTTTTCAAATTGAAATGAACTAAAGTATCCATATCAATACCCATTTCAAATGTCTCATCAAGGTATAAGTTAAATCTTTCTTTATTCTTTTTTTGAACTTCAATCTTAGTTACTTTAGGCATAATTTCAACTCGCTTTGATTTCAATAAATTCTATTCGCTACTTATTGTAAAACAAATTTGCTGACTTTTATAGCGTTATACTTTATAGAGATGCAGAGAAATTTTAAGAGATAGGAAGACGATACTATTAAAAAAAGAAGAAGCTGTAATGAGAGCTTTTTTCTTCAAAAAGTAAGGGTTGGAACAAATTAACGTCCCAACCCCTCAAGTCTAACAGTTTTCAGTTCATTTATTTACTTGGCTTTATACTCCTAATTGCGCAAGTGCTGTTTTATATTGACTTTCATCAATATAGCCTTGTTGTTTCATTTTTTCTAAATTTATCTTCACGCGATTTACATAATTCTGCGACATATCATTGACATCATACACACTTGGCGCGTTAATCTTACTAGCTAAAATAGCACTTTGTAAAACCGTAATGGTCGGCATGTTCGGATTGTTTTTGACCGTAGTCGTACCGAAATAATGGTTCGCAGCGCCTTCAATAGTATACTGGTTATCACCGTAATAGATGTTGTTAATATAAAAACTTAATATGTCATTCTTGGAATACTGACGTTCCATACGGCTAGCTACGATAATTTCTTTAACCTTCCGAGTAAAACTTTTCTCGTTGTCGTAATAATAATTCTTAACCACCTGTTGACTGATTGTACTTCCTCCTTGTACATTATGATCACTTAAAGTTGAAAATAATGCTCTGAAAATACCTTTGACATCGAAAGCACCATGGTCATAAAAACGTTCATCTTCCATAGAGATAAAGGCACCTTTGGTATAAGAAGGCATGTCGGATACAGGTACATAAGTAGATTTATCTTTAATCGTATTCAAATCATCTACATTCGCTTTTGATGATAATGCATACATGAGTCCGAAAAAGAGCGCTACAATAATAATAAGACCTATTACAATTTTAAAAAATATTCCTTTGCCTCTGCGCTTTTTCGGCGGAGCGCCTACAGGTTGATAATACGTATTATAATGTGGTGTATTCTGTGTGTTTGATCTAGTAGTTTTTGACTCTCTAGATAGCCTTTCGCTTCTTTTCATATTGACACACATTCTCCTCAATCGTAATTTTTTACTTCATACATATTATAAGTGAGAAACCGCATTCTTAAAATAAGAATATATTAAATAAAGTAAAAATCAGTCTCAAGGAGTACATTAGTTTAAGCCTAACTAAGTAAGAAAGTGGAGCTGCAATAAAAAAAGACTGAGACCTCAATTGAGGTCTCAGTCTTTCTAAACTAAAATTAAACTTTATTTATATTCTTTGTCTAATAATTCAACAATAGCATGATTGAAATCGTCTAAGTCGTCTGGAGTACGGCTTGTTACAAGATTACCATCAACTACTACTGATTCGTCTTTAACGTGAGCACCAGCATTTGATAAATCTTTACGCACATTTAATACTGCAGTCAATGTACGGCCATTTAAGTCGTCAGTATCGATTAATACTTGTGGACCGTGACAAATAGCAAAGATAGGTTTGTTATATTTAATAAATGCTTTTGCGAAAGTACCATAACGGCCGTCTACATCGCCACGTAAGTGGTCTGGTGAGAAACCGCCCGGGATGAGTAAACCTGAGTATTCAGAAGGTTCAGCTGAACCGATACCTACACCTACTTTAGCTTTAGTACCATGTTTACCTACAAGTTCTTCACCTGCTTCATGACCGATAATAACAGTTTTATAACCTGCTTCTTCAATTGCCTCTTTAGGGCTAGTTAATTCAATATCTTCAAAATCATTAGCTAAAATAATTGCTACTGGTTTAGTCATAAAAAATAATCACCTTTCTATTAATTGAAATTTAGTTTATAAATCTAATTTCAAAATAACTATTAATCGATTGATAGTTATTATTTAGACTAAAACTGATGATTTTAAACATATCTGATTCATCAGAATTATTTTTCGTGTTGAACAGTCTTTACTTTTTCCTCTAATTGGCCTAATAAACCAATCCACTCATCCACATCTTCAACACTTACTTTGTCAGGGTCTACATGATTGATTTCATCTACAAACTCCGATAATCTTGTTTGGACGTGGGAAATTAATTCTTTTTCGCTCATTTTCATTATTGAGACGCTCCTTTTTAAAATATAACAACATTCTAACATGAATTTGACTAACACCGTTAAACTATTAATAATGTAGCAGAGTTGAAATTAACTGTACATATGAAATATCTGTGTCATTTAAAGAATAGATTCCTACAATGTTCACTTACCCCTTTTCAACTTCGCCATTCGAAAAGTATAATGATAAACAGAATGAAAATAGAAAGAAGGCAAACTGATGATTGATTATTCAACTCGCATTAAGCAACCTATTTCAATATTGAACGATCCATGGGAAGCTTATAACGATGTAGAAGAATTTGGAGATCTTCAATTAAGTAATATTGAATTTACGACTACAAATTTGTGCAACATGCGCTGCAGTCACTGTGCTGTAGGTTATACATTACAAACAAGAGACCCTGAGCCCTTGCCGATGGACTTGATTTATAGAAGATTAGATGAAATTCCTCATTTACGCACATTATCTATTACAGGCGGAGAACCTATGTTTTCCAAAAAATCTATTCGCAATGTGGTTAAACCATTATTAAAATATGCTCAAAGCCGCGGTATCTATACTCAAATGAACTCTAATTTAACTTTACCGCAAGATCGTTATCTAGATATTGCTGAATATATAGATGTTATGCATATTTCTCATAATTGGGGAACTACTGATGAATTTGCTGAGGTAGGATTTGGAGCTATGGAAAAGCAACCCCCTTTAAAAGCTAAATTAAAACTTTATGAGCAAATGATTGATAATTCTCGTACGCTTTCAGAGCAAGGCATGTTTGTCTCAGCAGAAACTATGTTGAACCAAAATACACGCCCTTATTTAGAAAAAATACATAATGAAGTGGTTCATGATATGAAATGCAGCCGTCATGAAATTCATCCGATGTATCCTTCTGATTTTGCCAGCCAATTAAGTGTGTTGAGTTTAAAGGAAATTAAAGATACAATTCGTCATTTATTAAACATACGCGATAAGGACACTTGGATGTTGTTTGGTACTTTGCCGATTTATCCTTGTATCCAAGACGAAGACGATGCTGCTTTATTTGATGCCTTACGTACAGCTAAGAATGTAACTTTACGTAATGACCCAGATGGACGCAGCAGATTAAATGTAAATGTCTTTACTGGTAATGTAATTGTGACGGACTTCGGCGATGAAAATGGTACGATTTCTAATATCCAAACAGATAAACTGACTGATGTTTACTATCAATGGCTGCAATCTGATTTAGCACGAAGCTTAAATTGTTATTGTGCCCCCGTTCATTGTCTTGGTCCTAATGTGTTAGTTAAGAATATGTACTACCCTCATACAGATTTTCGTGAAAAAGAAAAAATGATGCATCAAATTTTCCAACAATAATAATAAGGCGGTTGCGACGTAGACATGTCGCAACCGCCTTATTATTATTGAATATGTCTTGTTCTTGTTAAGAATTCTAAAGTATCTTTACTTTCTTGTCTTCTTTCTTTTCTGCGTTTCACACGTGCAGGAGCAGTACTATGGAACCATTCTTGAATTTCATTTTCCGGATAGACGCCAGGCACTTTTTTCGGCTTGCCATCATCATCCAATGCAACAAATGTTAAGAAGCTTAAAGCTGCCATATATTTCTTGTCTTCCATAATATCTTCTAGAATAATCTGTACACAGACTTCCATCGAAGTAGAACCTGCATAAGATACCATAGCTTCATATGAGATGACATCACCCGTTCTGATTGGCAATAAAAAGTCTACTGAATCGGTTGAAGCAGTAACTACAGGTGCACTGCTATGCTTCATTGCACAAATAGCAGCAATTTCATCGATGTTGGCCATTAACAGGCCTCCGAACATTGTATGGTGATGATTTGTATCTTGAGGGTATACTTGACGATCTTTAATGCTTAATGAAGCAGACATCGGTCTTTTTTCTCTGTCTTCCACAATAGGTCTCCTTTTTAATCATTATTTTTTTAAAATTAATAAGCCCAGTTTCCATCTTTAAATAAGATTTCTTCTTTCCCATCTTCTGTAATACCATAAATTGTTAAGTCTGAACTTCCAATCATAAAATCTTCATGAATGAAAGCGTCATTTAAGCCTTCAGAGCTTAATTCTTCTCTAGACATTGAAGTACCATCTTTTATAGTAAATGGATAACCTGCACCTAATGCAATATGGCAAGAAGCATTTTCATCTAATAAAGTGTTATAGAAAACACGATTTCGATTTGAAATCGGGGAATCATCTGGTACTAAAGCAACTTCGCCTAAATATTTAGAACCTTCATCTGTTTCAAGTAAGTTGCGTAATACATCTTCCCCTTTTTCAGCCGTAAAATCAACTACTTTGCCATCTTTAAATGTTAAAGTGAAACCGTCAATCAAGCTGCCGTTATAACTTAATGGCAATTTATTTGTAACGTGGCCGTTGACGCGATTTCGGTCTGGTGCAGTAAAAACTTCTTCGGTAGGAATATTAGCTATAAATTCTTGGCCGTCATTTGTAAAGCTTGTAGCATCTTGCCATAAATGATTTTCAGGCAGACCGATTGTTAAGTCTGTGCCTTCGGAAATATAATGCAATGCTGAATAATGTTTGTCTTGTAAATATTTCGCATGCTTACTTAAATTTTCAATATGTTGATTCCAATTTTCAACTGGATTATTACCATCTACACGCACAATATCTAATAATTCATCAATGAATTTTTCGTAAGCTTCGTCTTCGCTTAATTCCGGATACACACGTTGTGCCCATGGTTTATTAGGATAAACGACGACACACCAAGGGAAATCATTATTTTGGCTTGCTTCCATGTAGCCTTTAAAACCTTTAGAGTAGGCACTGCTGTAGGCAGCCTTTTTATCACTCTCTACGCCGCTTAATAAGTCTGGGTCACTGCTGATTAACGCTAAGTTTGCAGCTCCGCGTTCGACGTAGTCCATACGTTCGTCCACATCATATTGTTTTAAGCTTCTTTCAGCAAAATAGTCAGCATCTTCATATTCGAATTTCAAGCGTGTTAATGTATCATCAGCATATTTAACACGTACATCCGAAGCACCACGTTCGTAAGCCGCTTCTACGATATCATGTGTTAATTCTAATGCATCGACTGAAGAACGAATAAATACTGGTTGACCTTCTTGTACATTCATCCCTACGTCTACGATTAATTGTGCATACTGTTTTAATTTGTCTTGTAATTGTGTCATGAATCAATTCCCCCTTAAATTCTAATAGTTGTTATTTCTTATGATTGGCGTAATTCACCGAGCTCTGAAGCAATAGCTGTCACTTCACTAGGTGAAAAATTATCTTTAGATGTCACAAAGTCATGAATTTCTTTAACCTTTTCTTCGTCAGCATCTTCAAATTTATCAGGATCAATAAGTTGCACATTTACAACATTTAATTGTTTACGGATTTCTTCAATCATTTCTCTATTATTTGACTCCATTTTTTTCACCTCTTTATTTTTTTATTCTATCAAAGTACGGTTTTAATGAAAACTTTTAACGAAAAAAGAGAAATTCTCTCTTTAGATATGTCGCAAAAACCGATAATATAGTGATATACAGGTATATTTTATAAATGTTCGGGTAAATACAATCTATGGAACGATAGGTATACCTTATATAAGCTAACATATGTATTTAATATTTACCCGGCAAAATATCATTTGGAGGTAAAACATGGTTACAGTTGCATTTGTCTGCTTAGGCAATATTTGCCGTTCACCTATGGCTGAAGCTATTATGAAACAGCGTTTAAGAGACCGTAACATCGATGATATTGAAGTGACTTCTCGCGGCACAGGAAAATGGAATCTAGGTGAACCGCCTCATGAAGGGACACAAAGTATTCTGAGAGAACACAATATTCCATTCGACGGCATGATTAGCGAACTCTTCAAAGCGTCTGATGACTTTGATTACATTATTGCGATGGATCAAAGTAATGTGGATAATATTAAACAGATTAATCCGCATTTGAAAGGTCAATTATATAAATTGCTGGATTTCAGTGATATGGATGAACAAGATGTACCTGATCCTTATTACACTAATAACTTTGAGGGTGTCTTCGATATGATACAATCATCTTGTGACAATTTAATCGATTATATTCTTAAAGATTCAAAATTAAAAGAGGGGTAGATGAATTATGAATAACAAACTTGTACCAGGAATTCTTTTAGGCGCAGTTATCGGCGGCGCAATTACTCTTGCTGATAAAAATACACGTACAGCACTTAAAAACAGCTATACAAATATGAAAGAAGGCAAACGCAGCAACCAACCTTCTAAAATTAATGTGATTAAAGATGAAATCATGTATTGGAAAGATGCAGTCGAAGAAATTCGCCGCAATAATCCAGAATTAGAACGTGCGCTTAAAGATGCTAAGAATACATTCCAAGAGCGTAAAAAAAATGATAAACATTTAAACGGCTAATTCATTGTCATTTTAATATGTTATATTTCAAGGGATAAGCACACCTAGTATTTAGGGTGGCGCTATCCCCCTTTTTTCAACTAAAATTTAATATTTATGTCACAAAGGAGTCTGTGTTATGTCAAAGAAAAATGACCATAACAAAGAAAGTAACTCTGGTTTATTAAGTAAGGTGAAAGAGAAATCAGCACAAGTGACACATCAGCAGGATAACAAGTATGTGCCGCCTCAAGAATTTCAATCAAAAACACCAAAGAAACCAAATCAAACTTTCTTTGTCGCTAAAAATAATAAACCTGCAAAATATACAAAAGATTCAAATTTTTTATCTTATCTGATTTATAGAATCGGTAAAGATGATGCGTCAGGGTTAGCAGCGCAACTTTCTTATTATTTCATGTTGTCACTCTTCCCTATGTTATTATTCTTATTATCATTGTTACCATTATTTAAAATTGACCGAAATAAAATTGTGGATATGATTGCTAAAAATGCACCTGCTTCTACGGCAGATTTATTAACTGGCATTATCGGCGATATCATGAAAAATGCAAGCGGCAGTATTTTATCTGTTGGTTTGATTTTAGCTTTATGGTCCGCTTCAAACGGAATGACAGCATTAATGAATGCCTTTAATGTTGCTTATGATGTTGAAGACGGCCGTAATCCTATTCTCTTAAAATTAATCAGCGTACTTTTTACAGTTATCATGGGCGCAGTATTTATTGCTGCAATGATCTTACCAGTATTCGGTCAGCAGATTGGACACTTATTGTTCGGCCCGCTCGGTCTAGATAGTCAGGTCAAATGGATATTTAATATTTTGAGTTACGCCTTGCCGTTCGTCGTTATCTTCTTATTATTTGCGACGCTCTATACCTTGGCGCCGAATATTAAAATCAAATGGAAGTCAGTGCTTCCAGGTGCGTTATTTACTTCAATCGTCTGGATTGTAGGTACTGCAGCATTTGGATTATATGTAAGCAACTTTGCTAACTACTCTAAAACATACGGCAGTATCGGTGGTATTATCGTGTTAATGTTATGGCTCTATATTACAGGCTTTATTATTATTGTAGGTGCTGAAATTAATGCGATTATCAATCAAAGACGTACACTGAAACATGCTGATTCACTTGAAGAGCATCAGTTCAAAGTATCTGATCTTCAAAATCCTCATAGTGAACGTTCATAATTGCTAGCGAAAGGCTGGGACATTAAGTTGTTCCAGCCTTTAATCTCTGCATAAACAGTAGATAGCTGAGTAAAAAATGCCCTAGTTCTAAGAAGATTTTTTAAATAAACAGTTCATAAAATGTTCAAACTCTAAACAATTGGGGTATACTATTCATTGGTTGAAAGATTTAAATGATACATATCTTTTTCAACTGTAAGAGATACAACTTGAGAGAACATAAAATTATACAATTTCAAGGAAACAGGAAGTGTAAACAATGACATTATTAGAAAGCATTCTCGCTTATAATAAAGATTTCGTAGACAATAAAGAATTTGAAAACTATTCTACGAGCAAAAAACCAGATAAAAAAGCCGTGCTATTCACATGTATGGATACACGTTTACAAGATTTAGGTACGAAAGCATTAGGATTTAATAATGGTGACTTAAAGGTTGTTAAAAATGCTGGTGCAATTATTACGCATCCCTATGGTTCTACAATCAAAAGTTTATTAGTAGGTATTTATGCATTAGGTGCAGAAGAAATAATCATTATGGCGCATAAAGATTGCGGTATGGGTTGTCTAGATGTCAGCACCGTCAAAGATGCAATGAAAGAACGCGGTGTATCAGAAGAAACATTTAAGATTATCGAACACTCTGGAGTAGACGTCGATAGCTTCTTACAAGGATTTACAGACGCTGAAGAAAACGTTCGTAGAAATATTGATATGGTTTATAATCATCCATTATTTGATAAATCTGTACCAATTCACGGATTAGTGATTGATCCGCATACAGGTGAATTAGATTTAGTACAAGACGGCTATGAAATTGCTGCTCAAAATAAATAATAAATAAATATGAATAGAGCAAGGAGCTGGGACACTACCAAAATGTCTCAGCTCCTTGTCATTATTGGATTAAATCATGTTGGAAAGCATAAATAACTGCTTGTGTTCTATCTTGCACTTCCAACTTGCTTAAAATATTGCTCACGTGAGTTTTAACTGTCTTAATTGTAATATGCGATGCACTGGCAATTTCTTGATTGGAATAACCTTTAGCAATCAATAATAAAATTTCCATTTCACGTTCTGTAAGCATTTCATATAACTCAGCACGTTGATTCATGCGGTTGCGCATTTTAACCAGCACTTCCGCTTCAAATACAGATTCATTATGTTGCGTCTTTCTAATTGCTTCTGCAATGTCGCTCGCACTCGTAGTTTTAAGTATATAGCTGTCTACGCCTGCATCTAAGGCACGATATACTTCATTATCTTCTATATAACTTGTTAACATTAACACTTTAATCTTAGGCAAATCTTTCTTTATTTGTTGCGTAGCTTCTACGCCATCCATATCCTCCATCAACAAATCCATCAAAATTAAATCCGGTTGCAGTTCATGTGCTTTTTCAATCGCTTCCTTTCCAGATTTACCTTCCCCTACTACTTCAATATCAGGTTGTGTTGACAGATAACTTGAAATGCCGATACGAACCATTTCATGATCATCCACAAACAGCACTTTAATCGTCATCGAATTCCTCCTTATTCAGCGGAGCTTTCACCTCAATTCTTGTCCCTGCACCTGGCAAGGATACAATATGCAGCGTTGCTCCGATTTCTAATGCGCGTTCTCGCATATTTTTTAATCCATAACTTTTTTCCATTTTTTCATCGACATCAAAACCTTTGCCGTCATCTTGAATCCGCAAAAGCAAGTAGTCATCTTTGTTAAATAAATCAATGGTTAATTTTGAACCTTCTGCATGGCGCAATGTATTGGAGATTCCTTCTTGTGTAATACGAAATAGATGGTCTTCGATTCCCTTAGGCACTTCAAAATCTTCAATATCATATACCACTTTCAACGACACCTTTTTCTTCAAGTCGATAACTAAATCTTTAATACCTTCACCTAAAGAACGGTCTTTTAATCCCAAAGGACGTAAATGCAACAGCAAAGCACGCATTTCTAGCTGAGAGTCTTGAACCATTTTTTCTAATGTCGGAATTTGTTGATCTAAAGGAGGCTCTAATTTAGTTTCCTTGATCGCAGATAACATCATACTTGCCGCAAATAATTGCTGACTTACAGAATCATGTAATTCTCTTGCTAAGCGTTGCCGCTCATCTTCTATTATTTTCTTTACCTTCGTATCATTCAAGTTATAAGTTTCGTTAGTCAAATCTTGGGTTTTTATCCGCAAGCGATGCAATTCTTGGTTCAAAGGTGCCAACATATGATAAATTTCCAAAGTTTCTTGATAGAGTTCGATATTCTGATCATTAATACCGACAACTTCACCTTCAATAGAGTGTTCAATTTGATCTTTAATCCAGTGATTTTGCTGATTTACTTTATAGGCTAATACCGAGCCTACGATAATACTCATGAGTATTACAATGATATTTAGAAACAAAAAAACTGGAATACCGAAGATTTGTGTGTAAAACATACCTTGAAAGAAAATAATATTTACAAAGACTTTATCTATGAAAAAGAAAATGGCTAATATACTGTAAACTAATATCAACATTGAACCTATCGCTCGTATATAGTGATTCATCGATAAACCACCTCTACATCTCCGATAAATGTAGACGCATAGATATTAATGTTGTAGTTCTCTGCTTTCGTTTCTTCTTTCATCTGTATATGATTATTTTCCACTTTAATGGTTTCATGGTTAATAGATGCATTTCCATAAAATGCAGCCACATGTAAGTTAACATTATAATTTGTCGGAACAATAATTAATATCTTTCCGATGAAATGTCTGACCACAATTGTATTATTTTCTTTAATATTGGCTGCTTTAGTTAAATCAATATGGATATCACCGATTCCATGCTGAATTTGCATATCTTCCCATTTATAAACATAAACAGGTGTGCGTTGATTACCAAACCACTTCTGTTTAATAAATGCAGGTGAAGTTACTTCTTTATCTGAAGCAATTATTTTAAGTGGTTTAAATTTAAAAATAATATAACGGATTATCAATAAGATCATAAATAAGAATAAGATGATAATCGTATATTTATTAGAGAATAACGTAAAAGCAACCAGTAATACACCTATCCAGAAAGCAAGCAAACCTCTTACTTTGTGGAAATATAGGTAGCCGACATAGATTAAGATAATTCCTAATAACAAGACGAGCAAAAAGCCAATTTTTTCAAAGAAAATATAGTAAAAATTGGCTATTATCATTAATGCTGTGAATATAATCAACATCTCAGTCGAGATATATTTATTTGTCATTTTTCGCCACCTTTTCTACGCAACTAAACTCATTTGTGCAATCATATCACATTCTCTTTCTAAAGTAATTCGTGTTTTATTTTGATAAGATAAATCCGCCTCAATTCTTGCACAGTCAGATTCTGCTGCATTTAATTCTTTCATCAATGAATTTAATTCTGCATTTTCAATGTTCTCCATACGTTGAATATTGGAGATTTGATATTGATCTAATAAATCAATGTATTTATTTTCAATTTCAATCGTCAATCTTTTAATCAACTCTACGATATTGACTCTTTTACGATTTAAATAATGAATATATCGTTTAGTTGAATGTAATTTTTTATTTAAATTTTCTTGGCAGTGCACAATACTGCTTTGAATCGTATGTTGATATATCTTTTCTAGATATACTGTAAACAAGTTCATGGAATCACCTCATTTATTATTGACTCCATTATAAAAGAAAGCCGGAGACATAGGGATAGTCTCCGGAACCATCTTTCATTCATACTTTAGTCCTAAGCTGCTTTAAGAGGATTACAATACGATTTCAATAGTATTATGATTCTTTATCATAGTCGATTTTAGTTGTAAGTAATGGACCGTCTTTCGTCACTATCACAGTGTGTTCAATTTGTGCAACATAGCTTTTATCGCTTGTTTCAAATGCCCATTCATTTTTCCCTTCTGTTACAAATGTGGCATTAGAAGAAATGAAAGGTTCGACTGCTAAGACAAGTCCTTCTTTAAGTAATGTTTTTTCTTTCGGGTCATAATAATTCAAAACATAACTTGGCGCTTCATGTAAGGAACTACCTACGCCGTGTCCTGTTAAATTACGGATGACTTTCAAATCATTTTTACGTGCTGTGGCATGCACGGCTTTACCGATTTGACTTAATTTACTGCCCGGTTTAACTTTTTTCATAGCATTATCAAAGGCTTCTTCCGCTACTTCACAGACCTTTTGTTTCATAGGATCAGAAGCTTCTCCAACTACGAAAGATATGCCAGTATCTGCATATAAGCCATTTTTTAAAGCAGAAACATCAATATTGACTAAATCGCCTTCGCGGATTTTGCGTTTACCTGGAATACCATGTGCAACTTCCTCGTTTACACTGATACATGTTTGGCCAGGGAAATTTTCATCATGAATCGGTGCTGATAACGCGCCATGTTCTTCAAATAATTCTTTTGCGATATCATCTAATTCTTTAGTTGTTACACCTGGTTTGGTTGCAGCTTGCATTTTATCTCTGACTAAAGCACAGATATAACCGATTTCTTTTAAACCTTGTAATTCTTCTTCTGTTTTTACAATCATGTCTAAATCCCTTTCCTTTTTAAAAAATTAATTCGTAAAAAGTAAGCCCGTACCAGAAAGTACGGTTAGACTTTATCTTTTCACTGCCGCCATGCAATTTACTCTATTCGAACATCACATTTTGGTACTCATTCCATCTTATTATACCAAAATTAATCTGATATACTAAACGTAGGAAATTTTAAATTGAACTTATAGCTTTACGAATTTGAAAATTGTTGTTGTAAGTGCATCATCCAAGCGAGG
Coding sequences:
- a CDS encoding YtxH domain-containing protein — protein: MNNKLVPGILLGAVIGGAITLADKNTRTALKNSYTNMKEGKRSNQPSKINVIKDEIMYWKDAVEEIRRNNPELERALKDAKNTFQERKKNDKHLNG
- a CDS encoding YihY/virulence factor BrkB family protein, whose amino-acid sequence is MSKKNDHNKESNSGLLSKVKEKSAQVTHQQDNKYVPPQEFQSKTPKKPNQTFFVAKNNKPAKYTKDSNFLSYLIYRIGKDDASGLAAQLSYYFMLSLFPMLLFLLSLLPLFKIDRNKIVDMIAKNAPASTADLLTGIIGDIMKNASGSILSVGLILALWSASNGMTALMNAFNVAYDVEDGRNPILLKLISVLFTVIMGAVFIAAMILPVFGQQIGHLLFGPLGLDSQVKWIFNILSYALPFVVIFLLFATLYTLAPNIKIKWKSVLPGALFTSIVWIVGTAAFGLYVSNFANYSKTYGSIGGIIVLMLWLYITGFIIIVGAEINAIINQRRTLKHADSLEEHQFKVSDLQNPHSERS
- a CDS encoding beta-class carbonic anhydrase is translated as MTLLESILAYNKDFVDNKEFENYSTSKKPDKKAVLFTCMDTRLQDLGTKALGFNNGDLKVVKNAGAIITHPYGSTIKSLLVGIYALGAEEIIIMAHKDCGMGCLDVSTVKDAMKERGVSEETFKIIEHSGVDVDSFLQGFTDAEENVRRNIDMVYNHPLFDKSVPIHGLVIDPHTGELDLVQDGYEIAAQNK
- a CDS encoding response regulator transcription factor, whose protein sequence is MTIKVLFVDDHEMVRIGISSYLSTQPDIEVVGEGKSGKEAIEKAHELQPDLILMDLLMEDMDGVEATQQIKKDLPKIKVLMLTSYIEDNEVYRALDAGVDSYILKTTSASDIAEAIRKTQHNESVFEAEVLVKMRNRMNQRAELYEMLTEREMEILLLIAKGYSNQEIASASHITIKTVKTHVSNILSKLEVQDRTQAVIYAFQHDLIQ
- a CDS encoding sensor histidine kinase gives rise to the protein MNHYIRAIGSMLILVYSILAIFFFIDKVFVNIIFFQGMFYTQIFGIPVFLFLNIIVILMSIIVGSVLAYKVNQQNHWIKDQIEHSIEGEVVGINDQNIELYQETLEIYHMLAPLNQELHRLRIKTQDLTNETYNLNDTKVKKIIEDERQRLARELHDSVSQQLFAASMMLSAIKETKLEPPLDQQIPTLEKMVQDSQLEMRALLLHLRPLGLKDRSLGEGIKDLVIDLKKKVSLKVVYDIEDFEVPKGIEDHLFRITQEGISNTLRHAEGSKLTIDLFNKDDYLLLRIQDDGKGFDVDEKMEKSYGLKNMRERALEIGATLHIVSLPGAGTRIEVKAPLNKEEFDDD
- the liaF gene encoding cell wall-active antibiotics response protein LiaF is translated as MTNKYISTEMLIIFTALMIIANFYYIFFEKIGFLLVLLLGIILIYVGYLYFHKVRGLLAFWIGVLLVAFTLFSNKYTIIILFLFMILLIIRYIIFKFKPLKIIASDKEVTSPAFIKQKWFGNQRTPVYVYKWEDMQIQHGIGDIHIDLTKAANIKENNTIVVRHFIGKILIIVPTNYNVNLHVAAFYGNASINHETIKVENNHIQMKEETKAENYNINIYASTFIGDVEVVYR
- the map gene encoding type I methionyl aminopeptidase; this encodes MIVKTEEELQGLKEIGYICALVRDKMQAATKPGVTTKELDDIAKELFEEHGALSAPIHDENFPGQTCISVNEEVAHGIPGKRKIREGDLVNIDVSALKNGLYADTGISFVVGEASDPMKQKVCEVAEEAFDNAMKKVKPGSKLSQIGKAVHATARKNDLKVIRNLTGHGVGSSLHEAPSYVLNYYDPKEKTLLKEGLVLAVEPFISSNATFVTEGKNEWAFETSDKSYVAQIEHTVIVTKDGPLLTTKIDYDKES